The Frondihabitans australicus genome includes a region encoding these proteins:
- a CDS encoding extracellular solute-binding protein, which yields MFRSTRTKRLVRLTAVLAAASAAALGLAGCSGSGAGSAGSATSGNITWWGWTPQPNNAKTYIADFNKKYPNIHVTYKQVTIDGWNAALRPALASSNGPDVFNISPGQYMTAFAGSAIDLKPAVEKALGSDWKSKLAPTNVTGLSTSSGKLAAVSAGSTSAGSLWINADLFKKYDLQPPKTLADWKNVCSVFKSHGVGCFVQGVGQVAFDQDTLQSIADSVQPGMWTKATQGKVKWTDPVFVKTLDIWKSMFKDGIFEDGALGVQQYPDASNDFMSQKYAMVMMGTWYMQYATQDGMSAAISAAGVGTPVKFPILPISFPDVAGKGNPATLFGDSDYGLAVNAKSKQQAAATTFAVWLGTSKAGQQAIADGLNDIPSLKGVNANWDAIKLVDPTTQKSALTTLTQQATASSEPRLSTVSANLQTAIGVAATTVAAGKATPAQAVQTLQTASTSAGSN from the coding sequence ATGTTCCGCAGTACACGGACGAAGCGTCTGGTTCGCCTGACCGCAGTCCTCGCCGCAGCGAGTGCGGCTGCGCTCGGTCTCGCCGGATGCAGCGGCTCCGGGGCGGGCAGCGCCGGGTCCGCCACCTCGGGCAACATCACGTGGTGGGGATGGACGCCGCAGCCCAACAACGCGAAGACCTACATCGCCGACTTCAACAAGAAGTACCCGAACATCCACGTGACCTACAAGCAGGTCACGATCGACGGCTGGAACGCCGCTCTGCGCCCAGCCCTGGCATCGTCGAACGGCCCGGACGTGTTCAACATCTCACCCGGCCAGTACATGACCGCGTTTGCCGGCTCGGCGATCGACCTGAAGCCCGCCGTCGAGAAGGCGCTCGGCAGCGACTGGAAATCGAAGTTGGCTCCGACCAACGTCACGGGACTGAGCACGTCAAGCGGGAAGCTCGCGGCAGTCTCGGCTGGATCGACCTCCGCCGGATCTCTGTGGATCAACGCCGACCTCTTCAAGAAGTACGACCTCCAGCCGCCGAAGACCCTCGCCGACTGGAAGAACGTCTGCTCGGTCTTCAAGTCGCACGGCGTCGGCTGCTTCGTGCAGGGCGTCGGCCAGGTCGCGTTCGACCAGGACACCCTCCAGTCGATCGCCGACAGCGTCCAGCCCGGCATGTGGACCAAGGCCACTCAGGGCAAGGTGAAGTGGACCGACCCGGTCTTCGTCAAGACGCTCGACATCTGGAAGTCGATGTTCAAAGACGGCATCTTCGAAGACGGGGCCCTGGGTGTGCAGCAGTACCCCGACGCGAGCAATGACTTCATGTCGCAGAAGTACGCGATGGTCATGATGGGTACGTGGTACATGCAGTACGCCACTCAGGACGGCATGTCGGCCGCGATCTCGGCGGCGGGCGTCGGCACCCCCGTCAAATTCCCGATCCTGCCCATCAGCTTCCCCGACGTCGCGGGCAAGGGGAACCCGGCGACGCTGTTCGGCGACTCCGACTACGGCCTGGCCGTCAACGCGAAGTCGAAGCAACAAGCGGCCGCGACCACCTTCGCCGTGTGGCTCGGAACGTCGAAGGCCGGACAGCAGGCGATCGCGGACGGCCTCAACGACATCCCGTCGCTCAAGGGCGTCAACGCGAACTGGGATGCGATCAAGCTCGTCGACCCGACGACGCAGAAGTCGGCACTAACCACCCTCACCCAGCAGGCCACCGCCTCGTCCGAGCCGCGACTCAGCACGGTGAGTGCGAACCTGCAGACGGCGATCGGTGTGGCAGCTACGACGGTGGCGGCGGGTAAGGCGACGCCGGCCCAGGCAGTCCAGACCCTGCAGACCGCGTCCACCTCGGCCGGGAGCAACTGA
- a CDS encoding xylulokinase, translating into MSPIVLGVDASTTGVKAVAFDADGTAVASSRAPLDRRSPHPGWGEQSSDDWWDALRSTARDVMGQLNAAGAGVPVAISIAHQRETFVCLDAEGREIRPAMLWLDTRAGGQIEAYGTDEVHALSGKPPSTTPSLYKMIWLRENEPDTIARTAMAVDVHGYLVWRLTGEFVTSAASADPMSLVDMSTFEWSDELVAMTGLSTAQLPALAAPGSVIGRVSDAVAVETGLPAGLPVVAGAGDGQSAGLGAGVLSADRAYLSLGTSLTLGVHGDAYRTSRSYRTLSSPRAGSYTFEGLIASGALSLAWLRDAITGLPDTAEGNEALSRMAHEVPPGAHGLLFLPYLTSAETPYWDAHARAAFVGLGDYHGAAEMARATFEGLALETRLLLGLIEADTGASPTHLIAMGGASRSETLVQIFADVLQREIDLASEVETVALGAGVLAAAAVNLDGQSDLGDIANRMTHSTKTFVPDASARGSYDDLFDVYRSLYPSLKDAFASLARFRDDD; encoded by the coding sequence ATGAGCCCGATCGTGCTGGGAGTAGACGCCTCGACGACGGGCGTGAAGGCGGTCGCCTTCGACGCCGACGGGACGGCCGTCGCCAGCAGCCGTGCGCCGCTCGACCGTCGGTCGCCCCATCCGGGCTGGGGCGAGCAGTCGTCGGACGACTGGTGGGACGCGCTCCGGTCGACCGCCCGGGACGTGATGGGACAGCTGAACGCGGCGGGCGCAGGCGTTCCCGTGGCCATCAGCATCGCGCATCAGCGGGAGACGTTCGTGTGTCTCGACGCCGAGGGCCGCGAGATCCGGCCCGCCATGCTGTGGCTCGACACGCGGGCCGGAGGCCAGATCGAGGCGTACGGCACCGACGAGGTCCACGCCCTGTCGGGCAAGCCGCCGAGCACGACCCCGAGCCTCTACAAGATGATCTGGCTGCGCGAGAACGAGCCCGACACGATCGCTCGCACGGCGATGGCCGTCGACGTCCACGGGTATCTGGTGTGGAGGCTGACGGGCGAGTTCGTCACCTCGGCGGCGAGCGCCGACCCCATGTCGCTGGTCGACATGTCGACGTTCGAATGGTCGGACGAGCTGGTCGCGATGACCGGCCTGTCGACCGCGCAGCTGCCCGCGCTGGCCGCACCCGGGAGTGTCATCGGCCGAGTCTCCGACGCCGTTGCCGTGGAGACCGGCCTGCCGGCGGGGCTCCCGGTCGTCGCCGGAGCGGGCGACGGCCAGTCGGCGGGTCTCGGGGCGGGCGTCCTCTCGGCAGACCGGGCATACCTGAGCCTCGGCACGTCGCTGACGCTCGGCGTGCACGGGGACGCGTACCGGACGTCGCGCAGCTACCGGACTCTGTCGTCGCCCCGGGCCGGCAGCTACACCTTCGAGGGGCTGATCGCCTCCGGTGCCCTCTCGCTGGCGTGGTTGCGCGACGCCATCACAGGGCTTCCCGACACGGCCGAGGGCAACGAGGCGCTCTCGCGCATGGCGCACGAGGTGCCGCCCGGAGCCCACGGCCTGCTGTTCCTGCCGTATCTCACGAGTGCCGAGACGCCGTACTGGGACGCCCACGCGCGCGCCGCGTTCGTCGGCCTCGGCGATTACCACGGGGCGGCCGAGATGGCCCGCGCCACCTTCGAGGGGCTCGCCCTCGAGACGCGTCTTCTCCTCGGCCTCATCGAAGCCGACACCGGGGCCTCGCCCACGCACCTGATCGCGATGGGCGGCGCGTCGCGGTCGGAGACGCTCGTCCAGATCTTCGCCGACGTCCTCCAGCGTGAAATCGACCTGGCGTCGGAGGTCGAGACGGTCGCACTGGGCGCGGGCGTCCTCGCGGCGGCGGCGGTGAACCTCGACGGGCAGAGCGACCTCGGCGACATCGCGAACCGGATGACCCACTCGACGAAGACCTTCGTGCCCGATGCGTCGGCCCGAGGCAGCTACGACGACCTGTTCGACGTCTACCGTTCGCTGTATCCCAGCCTCAAGGACGCCTTCGCGTCGCTCGCCCGCTTCCGCGATGACGACTGA
- a CDS encoding LacI family DNA-binding transcriptional regulator, which produces MSDDLLTPTTGRVTLAVIADQAAVSVSTVSKVLNGKGGVSDPVRARIEELLHEHGYNRRMPAEPERPLIELVFYEMETPGVYEVIKGAEHVARANGLGLIVTQSGTRVHPDDRWISDVVRRKPIGVVLNCSDLTASQKKQLRTRNIPFVVLDPAGSPAPDVPSIGSANWSGGLLATQHLIELGHRDIGIITGPAEMMCSQARISGYRSALEAAAIPFRPEYLVPGEFLQKDGIAGGTALLSLPNPPTAIFAGSDLQALGVYEAARSKGLSIPDDLSVVGYDDLPLAEWAGPPMTTIRQPIVEMAEQATSLVLRLSTGSAPERVRVELATDLIVRSSTKRFSG; this is translated from the coding sequence ATGTCGGATGACCTTCTGACGCCCACGACAGGGCGAGTCACCCTCGCGGTGATCGCCGATCAGGCCGCCGTCTCAGTGTCGACGGTGTCGAAGGTTCTGAACGGCAAGGGCGGTGTCTCGGATCCTGTTCGCGCCCGCATCGAAGAGCTCCTACACGAGCACGGCTACAACCGCCGCATGCCCGCCGAGCCCGAGCGGCCGCTTATTGAGCTGGTCTTCTACGAGATGGAGACTCCAGGGGTCTACGAGGTGATCAAGGGTGCCGAGCACGTCGCGCGCGCGAACGGCCTGGGCCTCATCGTCACGCAGAGCGGCACCCGGGTGCACCCCGACGACCGCTGGATCTCCGACGTCGTGCGGCGGAAGCCGATCGGCGTGGTGCTCAATTGCTCCGACCTCACGGCATCACAGAAGAAGCAGCTCCGCACACGGAATATCCCGTTCGTGGTGCTCGACCCTGCCGGCAGCCCCGCCCCGGACGTGCCCTCGATCGGCTCCGCGAATTGGTCGGGTGGCCTTCTGGCGACGCAGCACCTCATCGAGCTGGGGCACCGCGACATCGGCATCATCACAGGGCCGGCCGAGATGATGTGTTCGCAGGCGCGAATCTCGGGGTATCGCTCCGCACTCGAGGCGGCCGCTATCCCATTCCGGCCGGAGTACCTCGTCCCCGGCGAGTTCCTCCAGAAAGACGGCATCGCGGGCGGGACGGCGCTCTTGTCCCTGCCGAACCCGCCCACCGCGATATTCGCGGGCAGCGACCTCCAGGCCCTGGGGGTGTACGAGGCCGCTCGGTCTAAGGGGCTCTCCATTCCCGATGACCTCTCAGTCGTCGGCTATGACGATCTGCCCCTCGCTGAGTGGGCGGGGCCACCGATGACAACGATTCGACAACCGATCGTCGAGATGGCAGAGCAGGCAACTAGCCTCGTTCTCCGGCTGAGCACGGGAAGCGCGCCCGAGCGAGTCCGCGTCGAATTGGCGACGGACCTCATCGTGCGCTCCAGCACGAAGCGCTTTTCGGGATAG
- a CDS encoding NAD(P)H-dependent glycerol-3-phosphate dehydrogenase has product MPGNPPASTGTTVTILGAGAMGSALATPLRQRGHSVRLWGTWLDDDVLDLVAAGAPHPRTDVHVAEGTQLFRSDELEAALTGSDLVFLAVASEGVDAVVRRAAPWLSTVGVLGLTSKGFLADPSGAIRLLPDAIRRHFSEAELAAPSIVAVGGPCKANEVAAGGPTATVYGCSDVDVARSVAALIQTDSYHVEPIADDLGLEVAAPLKNVFAIALGFADGLADATSHPWHNLKSAIFAQSVREMSIVARGIGGSIDTVYGLAGTGDLEVTGLSGRNKVYGSRIGAGQTAHDALETMVAEKQTVEGVPAAGLAVALAAQLFDDAESRLPLLHAVHRMISGAGDPLTELSAAALPPVVVAEARR; this is encoded by the coding sequence ATGCCTGGAAACCCGCCGGCGAGCACCGGCACGACCGTCACGATCCTGGGTGCAGGAGCCATGGGCTCCGCGCTCGCGACGCCGCTGCGCCAACGAGGGCACTCGGTGCGTCTCTGGGGCACCTGGCTCGACGACGACGTCCTCGATCTCGTCGCCGCCGGTGCCCCGCATCCCCGCACCGACGTGCACGTCGCGGAGGGCACACAGCTGTTCCGCTCGGATGAGCTGGAAGCCGCCCTCACCGGGAGCGACCTCGTCTTCCTGGCGGTCGCCTCGGAGGGCGTCGACGCCGTCGTCCGCCGCGCCGCACCGTGGCTGTCGACGGTCGGCGTGCTCGGGCTGACCAGCAAGGGGTTCTTGGCGGACCCGTCGGGCGCCATCCGACTCCTGCCCGATGCGATCCGACGCCACTTCTCGGAGGCGGAGCTCGCGGCTCCGTCGATCGTCGCCGTGGGAGGCCCGTGCAAGGCCAACGAGGTCGCCGCCGGGGGCCCCACCGCGACCGTCTACGGCTGCAGCGACGTCGACGTCGCGCGATCGGTGGCCGCCCTGATCCAGACCGACTCGTATCACGTCGAGCCGATCGCGGACGATCTCGGGCTGGAGGTCGCGGCGCCACTGAAGAACGTGTTCGCGATCGCGCTCGGATTCGCCGACGGCCTCGCCGACGCCACGTCGCACCCCTGGCACAACCTGAAGTCGGCGATCTTCGCGCAGTCGGTCCGCGAGATGTCGATCGTGGCGCGCGGGATCGGCGGATCGATCGACACCGTCTACGGCCTGGCCGGAACGGGCGATCTCGAGGTGACCGGACTCTCCGGTCGCAACAAGGTCTACGGAAGCCGCATCGGGGCCGGGCAGACCGCCCACGACGCCCTCGAGACGATGGTCGCCGAGAAGCAGACGGTCGAGGGAGTGCCCGCGGCCGGGCTCGCGGTCGCGCTCGCGGCCCAGCTGTTCGACGACGCCGAGTCGCGGCTGCCGCTCCTCCACGCGGTCCACCGCATGATCTCAGGAGCCGGGGATCCCTTGACCGAGCTGAGCGCCGCCGCCCTGCCGCCGGTCGTCGTCGCGGAGGCCCGCCGATGA
- a CDS encoding NAD-dependent epimerase/dehydratase family protein, producing MTFHTPLSVLFIGGTGTISASSVRRAVADGMTVTVLNRGVNAASRDLPDEVTWLTADVHDPEAVTNAVRDRTFDSVVNFLSFTAEDTAASVDLFRDRTKQYIHISTASLYGKPVLQVPITESTPIHNRFVAYSRAKIEAERVLQEAYATSDFPMTIVRPSHTYDDANPPLPGGWTVVDRILRGAEIPVHGDGTSLWTLTHSDDLAQGLIGLIGNPRAIGEVFHITSDDVYTWDQIYTIVAEALGTRANLVHIASEMFTVAAPEWGWSELYRGDLGHSAIFDNTKIRRFVPSYSPHLTFHRAVLRMLEWRSAHPESTGSDSSTEAILDRMVEGYHRSRAVFESLTPALAH from the coding sequence ATGACTTTCCACACTCCGCTTTCCGTGCTCTTCATCGGCGGCACAGGAACCATCAGCGCCTCGAGCGTGCGCCGAGCCGTCGCCGACGGCATGACCGTCACCGTCCTCAACCGGGGCGTCAACGCGGCCTCCCGCGACCTGCCCGACGAGGTGACGTGGCTCACCGCCGACGTCCACGACCCCGAGGCGGTCACGAATGCGGTCAGGGACAGGACGTTCGACTCGGTCGTGAACTTCCTGTCGTTCACCGCGGAGGACACGGCCGCGTCCGTCGACCTCTTCCGCGACCGGACGAAGCAGTACATCCACATCAGCACGGCCTCTTTGTACGGCAAACCCGTGTTGCAGGTGCCGATCACCGAGTCGACGCCGATCCACAACCGGTTCGTGGCCTACTCCCGGGCCAAGATCGAGGCCGAGAGAGTGCTCCAAGAGGCCTACGCGACGAGCGACTTCCCGATGACGATCGTGCGTCCCTCGCACACCTACGATGACGCCAACCCACCGCTTCCCGGCGGGTGGACCGTCGTGGACCGCATCCTCCGCGGCGCCGAGATCCCCGTGCACGGAGACGGCACGTCCCTGTGGACCCTCACCCACTCCGACGATCTCGCCCAGGGTCTCATCGGCCTGATCGGCAACCCCCGTGCCATCGGCGAGGTGTTCCACATCACCAGCGATGACGTCTACACCTGGGACCAGATCTACACGATCGTCGCCGAAGCCCTCGGCACGAGGGCGAACCTCGTGCACATCGCGTCCGAGATGTTCACCGTGGCCGCACCCGAGTGGGGCTGGTCGGAGCTGTACCGGGGCGACCTGGGCCACAGTGCGATCTTCGACAACACGAAGATCCGCCGCTTCGTCCCGAGTTATTCGCCGCACCTGACGTTCCATCGTGCGGTCCTGAGAATGCTCGAGTGGCGCTCCGCCCATCCTGAGTCGACCGGATCCGACTCGAGCACCGAGGCGATCCTCGACCGGATGGTCGAGGGCTACCACCGTTCGCGGGCGGTCTTCGAGTCGCTCACGCCGGCACTCGCTCACTGA
- a CDS encoding carbohydrate ABC transporter permease, which produces MLVVGLLYYCIGYTGYISTLTWNGTDIEKLHVGLANYVAALQDPVFWKALFHTVVYFVTTFVIQTALGVFFALLLHSRVRLGALYKIILFVPVVLAPAVMAPVFRQVFAADGQFNFVLDHIGLSSLAQPWLAQSSTALPVIMSITIWEWTGLTFILYYAAMGQIEPEMLEAARLDGAGNGRVLWSIIWPSLRGTTTALLMLSAISALKTFDIPYLVTVGGPNYSTEFLGTLIYRQSIPQSNVGYGAALSILLLILALGLAIVLQLVGRERKN; this is translated from the coding sequence GTGCTCGTCGTCGGCCTCCTCTATTACTGCATCGGCTACACCGGCTACATCTCGACGCTGACGTGGAACGGCACTGACATCGAGAAGCTCCACGTCGGGCTGGCGAACTACGTGGCGGCGCTGCAGGATCCGGTGTTCTGGAAGGCGCTGTTCCACACCGTCGTCTACTTCGTGACGACGTTCGTGATCCAGACCGCGCTCGGCGTCTTCTTCGCCCTGCTGCTGCACTCGCGGGTGCGGCTCGGCGCGCTTTACAAGATCATCCTGTTCGTGCCGGTGGTGCTCGCGCCGGCCGTGATGGCGCCGGTGTTCCGGCAGGTCTTCGCCGCCGACGGGCAGTTCAACTTCGTGCTCGACCACATCGGCCTGTCGTCGCTGGCGCAGCCCTGGCTGGCGCAGTCGAGCACGGCCCTACCGGTGATCATGTCGATCACGATCTGGGAGTGGACAGGCCTCACGTTCATCCTTTACTACGCGGCCATGGGCCAGATCGAGCCGGAGATGCTGGAGGCCGCGCGGCTTGACGGCGCGGGCAACGGGCGCGTGCTCTGGAGCATCATCTGGCCGAGCCTCCGCGGCACGACGACGGCACTGCTGATGCTCAGCGCGATCAGCGCGCTGAAGACCTTCGACATCCCGTACCTGGTCACCGTCGGCGGGCCGAACTACTCCACCGAGTTCCTCGGCACGCTCATCTACCGACAGTCGATCCCGCAGAGCAACGTCGGGTACGGCGCCGCCCTCTCGATCCTGCTGCTGATCCTGGCCCTCGGGCTGGCGATCGTGCTGCAGCTCGTCGGGCGCGAGAGGAAGAACTGA
- a CDS encoding aldo/keto reductase — translation MPQSPAAPRTLGSGGPVVSAVGLGSWAMGGPHWRRGEPIGWGVVDDDESVAAIHAALDAGITFFDTADVYGCGHSERVLGGVLGPLGDRVVVATKFGYTYDEETRESPGTDASPAYIRQACEASLGRLGRDAIDLYQFHLGQHEIADVDDVIETLEELVAEGKICAFGWSTDDTARAEYIARSPHCAAIQQAFNILSGNAATLEVCERNGLASIVRSPLGMGLLTGSMSRETTFSAMDVRRSWDFDGEQGDRLGRLERIRGVLTEDGRTLAQGALGWLLARSPACIPIPGMRTVAQVVDDAGVLAAGALSPTQMDTIESLLSAPAA, via the coding sequence ATGCCGCAATCGCCTGCCGCCCCTCGCACCCTCGGCAGCGGCGGCCCCGTCGTGAGCGCCGTGGGCCTCGGCTCCTGGGCCATGGGAGGCCCGCACTGGCGCCGAGGCGAGCCAATCGGATGGGGCGTGGTCGACGACGACGAATCCGTGGCCGCGATCCACGCCGCGCTCGACGCCGGCATTACGTTCTTCGACACGGCCGACGTCTACGGGTGCGGCCACAGCGAGCGGGTGCTCGGCGGCGTGCTCGGCCCGCTCGGCGATCGGGTGGTCGTCGCGACGAAGTTCGGTTACACGTACGACGAGGAAACCCGCGAGTCGCCGGGAACGGACGCGTCGCCCGCGTACATCCGGCAGGCCTGCGAGGCGAGCCTCGGGCGCCTCGGCCGCGACGCCATCGACCTCTACCAGTTCCATCTGGGCCAGCACGAGATCGCCGACGTCGACGACGTCATCGAGACGCTCGAAGAGCTCGTGGCCGAAGGCAAGATCTGCGCCTTCGGCTGGAGCACCGACGACACGGCGCGCGCCGAGTACATCGCGCGGAGCCCGCACTGCGCGGCGATCCAGCAGGCGTTCAACATCCTGAGCGGGAACGCCGCGACCCTCGAGGTCTGCGAGCGGAACGGCCTCGCCAGCATCGTCCGGAGCCCGCTGGGCATGGGGCTGCTGACCGGGTCGATGTCGCGCGAGACGACGTTCTCGGCCATGGACGTCCGCCGCTCCTGGGACTTCGACGGAGAGCAGGGCGACCGGCTCGGCCGTCTGGAGCGGATCCGCGGTGTCCTCACCGAAGACGGGCGGACGCTCGCCCAGGGCGCGCTCGGCTGGCTCCTGGCCCGCAGCCCCGCGTGCATCCCGATCCCCGGCATGCGCACCGTCGCCCAGGTCGTCGACGACGCCGGAGTGCTGGCGGCGGGCGCCCTCTCGCCGACACAGATGGACACGATCGAGAGCCTGCTCTCGGCACCGGCGGCGTAG
- a CDS encoding aldo/keto reductase, with the protein MTQGPGRRRLGRSGLPVTAIGIGTSPLGGMPSLYGYDVGEEQAIATVLAALESPVRFLDTSNGYADAERRIGAAIGRRGGLPDDYVLATKVDPLPGSLDFSGSRVRASLEESLTRLGVSRLKLLYLHDPERISFETAMSTGGPVRELVRLRDEGVVDHLGVAGGDLTQLAAYIDTDIFDVMLTHSRFTLLDRSASELIDIAHARGIGVVNAAPFAAGLLSRGPGKQPGYAYPADDQRLNRKVDEMIEASSKFSIPLAAAALQLSLHDERISSTVVGMSSPTRLQSLVELAQVPIPEELWTALHRISR; encoded by the coding sequence ATGACGCAGGGGCCCGGCCGACGTCGACTCGGTCGGTCGGGTCTCCCCGTTACGGCGATCGGCATCGGCACGAGCCCTCTCGGTGGCATGCCGAGCCTCTACGGGTACGACGTCGGCGAAGAGCAGGCCATCGCCACGGTCCTGGCCGCCCTCGAAAGCCCGGTCCGTTTCCTCGACACGTCGAACGGCTACGCCGATGCAGAGCGTCGAATTGGAGCAGCCATCGGCCGCCGAGGTGGCCTGCCTGACGACTATGTGCTCGCAACAAAGGTCGATCCGTTGCCGGGGAGCCTCGATTTTTCCGGCTCCCGCGTCCGCGCCTCGTTGGAGGAGAGCCTGACCCGACTGGGCGTTTCCCGCCTCAAACTGCTGTACCTTCACGACCCGGAGAGAATCAGCTTCGAGACGGCCATGTCGACCGGTGGGCCGGTCCGCGAGCTCGTCCGTCTCCGAGACGAAGGAGTCGTCGACCATCTTGGCGTCGCCGGCGGCGACCTGACCCAACTCGCCGCCTATATCGACACGGACATCTTCGATGTCATGCTCACCCACTCCAGGTTCACGCTGCTGGACCGCTCGGCGTCAGAGTTGATCGACATCGCGCACGCCAGGGGAATCGGGGTCGTGAACGCGGCCCCCTTCGCAGCCGGCCTCCTCTCGCGCGGGCCCGGCAAGCAACCCGGTTATGCCTATCCCGCCGATGACCAACGACTGAATCGCAAAGTCGACGAGATGATCGAGGCGAGCAGCAAGTTCTCGATCCCGCTGGCCGCGGCAGCTCTCCAGCTCTCGCTGCACGACGAGCGCATTTCGTCGACCGTCGTCGGAATGTCGTCGCCCACGCGCCTGCAGTCCCTCGTCGAGCTCGCACAGGTGCCTATACCCGAGGAGCTGTGGACGGCGTTACACAGAATCAGCCGATGA
- a CDS encoding carbohydrate ABC transporter permease, which produces MFIEARSRRARIIMQVVLSLAVLPYLFPLIAMVQGSLSGQGWTNYARVLAVPGFALFFRNSAIIAAITIALVLAVTMLAAFGFSKLHMRAREMYFWALLACLTLPEVVLLTPLFVTASTLGLYNTYWSVILPLAALQVPFAVLLARNFVNGIPDELFEASRVDGASVYQSFWYIIVPLTRPIMASIVIITLIAAWNDYLFPLVFLQDTGTQTVTLIPQFFVGQFTNDQTKVLASAVITALPEVVAYLCLQRLFERGLAAGALK; this is translated from the coding sequence ATGTTCATCGAAGCCCGCTCCCGCCGCGCGCGGATCATCATGCAGGTGGTGCTGAGCCTCGCGGTGCTGCCCTACCTCTTCCCCCTCATCGCGATGGTGCAGGGATCCCTGTCGGGCCAGGGCTGGACCAACTACGCCCGCGTGCTCGCGGTGCCCGGCTTCGCGCTGTTCTTCCGCAACAGCGCGATCATCGCGGCCATCACGATCGCCCTCGTGCTCGCGGTGACGATGCTCGCGGCGTTCGGCTTCTCGAAGCTGCACATGCGTGCCCGCGAGATGTACTTCTGGGCTCTGCTCGCCTGCCTGACACTGCCCGAGGTGGTGCTGCTCACGCCGCTCTTCGTGACCGCGTCGACGCTGGGGCTCTACAACACGTACTGGTCGGTGATCCTGCCCCTCGCCGCCCTGCAGGTACCTTTCGCGGTTCTGCTCGCAAGGAACTTCGTCAACGGGATCCCCGATGAGCTCTTCGAGGCGTCGCGAGTCGACGGTGCCAGCGTTTATCAGTCGTTCTGGTACATCATCGTGCCGCTGACTCGTCCGATCATGGCGTCGATCGTCATCATCACCCTCATCGCCGCGTGGAACGACTACCTGTTCCCGCTCGTGTTCTTGCAGGACACGGGGACGCAGACAGTGACTCTCATCCCGCAGTTCTTCGTGGGCCAGTTCACGAACGACCAGACGAAGGTCCTCGCCTCGGCGGTCATCACGGCCCTGCCCGAGGTCGTCGCCTATCTCTGCCTGCAGCGCCTGTTCGAACGCGGCCTCGCCGCGGGCGCTCTCAAGTAA
- a CDS encoding tautomerase family protein, producing the protein MPLIRVDLDRALFDEKHDQISTEIHQAQIDALEIPADDKFQTFHPHGAGELKFDPTYGGVDRQSLVIIQILMVRRYTVEIKRRLYRAIVERLEAIGIRREDIQIGVVENYYEDWFAGTLAD; encoded by the coding sequence ATGCCTCTCATCCGAGTCGACCTCGACCGAGCCCTGTTCGACGAGAAGCACGACCAGATCAGCACCGAGATCCACCAAGCGCAGATCGATGCACTCGAGATCCCCGCCGACGACAAGTTCCAGACCTTCCATCCTCACGGCGCGGGCGAGCTCAAGTTCGACCCGACCTACGGCGGCGTCGACCGGCAGAGCCTCGTCATCATCCAGATCCTGATGGTGCGTCGCTACACCGTCGAGATCAAGCGTCGCCTGTACCGCGCGATCGTCGAACGGCTCGAAGCCATCGGGATCAGGCGCGAGGACATCCAGATCGGCGTCGTCGAGAACTACTACGAGGACTGGTTCGCCGGCACGCTCGCCGACTGA